A window of Flavobacterium branchiarum genomic DNA:
GATTTGTCCTTTATATGGAATTCCCTTCGGTAGAACTACATCAAAAGCCGAAAGCCTGTCGGTAGCAACCATCACCAAAAGTTCATCGTTGATATTATAAACCTCTCTAACTTTTCCGCGATAAACCGATTTCTGATTTGGAAAATTAAAATTAGTAGTTGTAATTGTATTGCTCATTATTATTTGTTGTGTTGTGTTGTGTTGTTTCGTGTTTTATAGATGCAAATTTAAAACTATTTAAAAGAGCACGCAAAGAAAAAAAGAAGTATTCAGTTTCAATCAAAGTTAAGAATTTACATACTGAGACTGAAAATGGAGACTAAATAATTACTTTTTTAAAAGCGTGTCATTAAATAAATTCAATATTCTGTCATATTCATCAATCCAAGAGTACGTTTCTTTAAATCCGTGTGCTTCAACTGGGAATGACGAAAGACTCCAATTCTTCTTTCCTAATTCGATAAAACGCTGAGACATACGCACAATATCTTTGTATTCAACGTTATCATCAACCATCCCGTGAAGCATCAATAAGTTTCCTTTTAGGTTATTTGCAAAATAAATTGGAGAACTTTTTTTGTATGCATCTGGATCTGTTTCAGGAAAATTTAGAATATTTCCTGTATAACCGTGATTGTAGTGTGCCCAATCAGTAACTGAACGCAATGCAGCTCCCGAAGCAAATTCCCCCGGAGTAGTAAGCATTCCCATTAAAGTAATAAACCCTCCATAAGAACCACCGTAAATCCCTACTCTACTAGCGTCGATTCCGTAATTATCAACTAGGTATTTCTTTCCATCAATTTGATCCGATAAATCTTTTCCCCCCATAAAACGGTATATTCCAGTTCTAACATCTCGTCCGTATCCATCACTACCTCTATAATCAATATCCAAAACAGTGTAACCTAAATCAGTCAACATATTATGAAACATATATTCTCTATGGTAATTACTCCAATAGTTGTGCGCGTTTTGTAAGTATCCTGCACCATGAACAAATAATATGGCTGCTTGGTTCTTCTTTTCGGTTTTTGGAGTATATAATCTCGCATAAACGGTAGTCCCATCTTGTGCCTTATATGTAATTACCTCTGGTTCTCTCCATTGGTATTTTTTAAACTCTTCTGTAGTCGAAGATGTTATTTGCTGTAACGCTGTATTCTTTTTATTCTCACCAATATACAATTCCCATGGCTTATTTTTATAAGAATAACGCACCAACAACGTTTTTTCATCTGGTGACAAACTTACTTCATATGCACCATCTTTAGTTAAAACTGGCTCTAAAACACCATTGGCAACTGCCAATTTATAGAAATTTCTATTTCCTGGATGCGTTGTATTTGTAGTTAAATAAAATGTCTTTTTATCTTTTGACAAAGTCAAATCTCTTACTTCCCAATTTCCACTAGTCAGCTGTGATTTCTTTTTTGACTTTAAATTGTAAGTATACAAATGCGAATATCCTGTAGCTTCTGATTGAAAATAAATCGTTTCGTTGTCTGAAAGGAATCCTAAAGTTCCTGAATCAAAAGCATACGATGGAATCCCAGGTCCTCCAATCCAAGCTTCGTCATGTTGATGTTCGATTTCCTGAAAAGTTCCTTTATTCAAATCCAAACTAATCAACCATCTGTCTTTATTATCTTGACTTCTTATTTCGGCTATAGCCAATGTTCCATTTGAATTATAAACTGGTGCTTGAACAACAATTAGTTTATCTGACTTCTCTTTATTCTTCAAATTTTCATACGAATCATAATATTTAGGCACATCCTGAATATGACTTAATGTTGAAAAGTTCACGAAATAAACAGAATCTTTAGCAACCGAATAAATTCCAAATCTGGTCTTTACAAAATTGTCAACAGAAACTTTTTCTTTAGTATCTGGAGATTGATTATATCCATCGGCAGTAATAAAAACTTCCATTTTTTCTTTTCTAACATCCGATTTTTCAATCAGACTAAATGTTGCAAAATTTCCATTTGGATTAACTTTAAGACTTTGAAACTCCTCTTTTTTTCCATAATAATATCCTTTTGGAAAATCTGATTTAACGCTATTCTTTTTAGCAGTATTCCATTCTTTTTTAGCTTCTTTGTCTCTAATAAACTGAAACAACTCTTTTTGCTGTGTTTTCAAAAACGAATCTTTGCTTGATTCTTTCTCTGCTTTATCTCCGCTATTAAAGTTTGAGATTTGTACAATTGTACCTTCTTTGGTATTGTATTTAAATAAATTATCATTTTGCTGAAAAAATAAAATTCCAGCTTCAAAACCCAATTCTAAATTAGAAATCGGATTGGATTGCTGGAATAACTTTTTTGTAAGCTTATTTGATATAGTGTACGAATACAAACTTCCGTTGTCGATATAATAAGCAATATCGGATGTGGGGTTTCTTTTAAAATCCAATTGAGAGAAAGCGGCTTCTTTTGGTTGGGCAAGTAATGGTTTTGTCATTCCTTTTTCCCAGAAATAAGTACTTAATCCTAAGTCGTTATTCGGATTCCAATCGAAGTAAACCTTTTTACCGTCTAAACTCCAATGTTGATTTGTTGGCTGCACCCCTACAAATGAATCGCCTTTCATGATTTCTTCCAACTTTAGGTTCTGACTTTTACCCGATATTGAAAAAACCAATAAGGCAACTGCAATGATATTTTTAGTCATTTTTATGTTATTTGATTGACACAAAAATACACTTTGAAAATTAATAATGATAAAAATAACTGTTTGTTGAAATTATTTTATGCAGATAAAAGTGAGATGTGAAGAAGTCAGAGGAAAGAGGAAAGAGAAAAGAGAAAAGAGAAAAGATGTGACCGCAAACTGAGACTGAAAACTGAATACAGAGAACAACCTAATCTTGTCTTCCTGACGAAGGAAGGAACTCTTAAAGTAACTCCACAATTGTAAGAAAGTTTTTCGTTAGTCTCTTCACGAGATTACTTCTTCTATTCGCTATCGCACGGTTCTTCGTTCCTAATGATGAAAATATTGAGTTGTGAAGATGTGAGAAGTCAGAGAAAAGAGAAAAGAGAAAAGATTTGACCGTAAACTGAAACTAAAGACTGAGAACTGAGACCGAGACTGAGACTGAGACCGAGACTGAAGACTGAAGACTGAAGACTGAGACTGAAGACTGAAGACTGAAGACTAACAACTGTTTATACTAGAATGACAAAACGTTTCAACCTTTTTAGTACTTGCCAAAATGATTGAAACGCTTTGAATATGATTAAAAAAAGAAATCTCTTTGCTTTCTAAATTGATGCTGGAATTTTACCTAAAATCTTTTCAGATAAATATTTCGCTACACCGTCTTCTTTATTGGTATTAATTACTTCCATATGTGATAACTCGTTTTTTAAGTTTTGAGGAGCGTTACCCATAATCAGTCCTTTTCCTGTAGACAATAACATTTTCACATCATTAAAACCATCTCCAAAAGAAATTGCTTCTTCAAAAGTTAGATTCTCTTTCTCCAAAACTTTAGCAATTGCAACACTTTTATCTACAGATTTATCCATAAACTCAAGGCAATTTGGCAAACTAAAAGCATGGTGCAATGTATCTGAATTTGTGCTTAAGATCACATCTTTTAATGCAACTAATTTTTCATGATCCTCATGCGTGAAGAATATTTTTATAGCACTATAATCCTCCAATTTTGAATAATCAACTAATTCTGGATGATACACTAAATCGGCTTGAAAACTATTTAATTTTTCACTCAATCTATTGGTAAGCCAAACATCTTCTTTAAATAAAACTGTGGTAATTTCTGGGTCTATATCAACACTCAAAGCCGATTTTACGACATCATTCTCAATATTAAAAGCAAAAAGCTCTTTCTTATCTGGTGAATGAATACGTGCTCCATTAGAACTTACCAAATAAACTGGAATATCTAAAGTATCAATAATCCCTAATGCATCAAGATGATGACGCCCAGTAGCAACAATTATAAGATAGTTTTGATTATACAGTTCATGAAAAACTGATTTTGTATAAGAAGAAATTTTATGTTCTGGATTAAGTAATGTACCATCTAAATCGGTAATGATTACTTTAACTTTTTTAGATTCTGAATTCATATGAAGTATCAAATATTTATGATTTACAAAAATATCGCTTTGAAAATTGACAAGCAAAGAAAATTAAACAATGTGAAGCAAATGAGTTAAACTTTACTATTTCTTTAACAAAAATTAACTAAGCCACTAAAAAAATATTCGTTTTACACAACTCTCTAAAAGATTTGTATAAAACGAATATTTCTTAAAAACTGCTCCATGTGAAAATCATTTCACATTTTACAAAAATCATCTCACAACATTAATCGTTGTTTTCTATTTGTTTATAAGCATCAATTACTTTTTTCACCAATCGATGGCGTACAATGTCTTTATCATCAAGATAAATAATTCCGATGCCATCAACATCTTTAAGTACCAATATTGCTTCTTTAAGCCCAGAAATAGTTCTTCTTGGCAAATCGACTTGACCAGGATCCCCAGTAATCATGAATTTGGCATTTTTCCCCATACGGGTCAAGAACATTTTCATTTGAGAATGTGTCGTGTTTTGCGCTTCATCCAAAATCACAAAAGCATTATCAAGTGTACGTCCACGCATAAATGCTAATGGCGCAATCTGAATAATTCCTTTTAAGATATAATCTTCGAGTTTTTCATTTGGCAACATATCGCGTAAAGCATCATAAAGAGGTTGCATGTATGGATCTAATTTTTCTTTCATATCGCCGGGTAAAAAACCAAGGTTCTCCCCTGCTTCTACTGCTGGTCGCGTAAGTATGATCCTTTTTACTTCTTTGTCTTTAAGTGCTTTTACAGCCATTGCAACACCTGTGTACGTTTTTCCGGTTCCGGCAGGACCAACAGCAAATACCATGTCATTCTTTTTAATGGTATCTACCAACAGTTGCTGGTTGGGTGTCATAGCCCTGATAATTTTACCTGCAACGCCGTGAACTAATATTTTGTCATGATCGTATGCTTTTTTTTCATCCTGACCATCACTCATAATTACTCGTTCAATTACGTTATCGTCAATATTATTGTAACGGGTAAAATGAACCATTAATCGTTGAAATCTTTTTTCGAATTCATCCAAGACTTCTTTTTCGCCGAACGCTTTTAAAGTAGTCCCTCTTGCTACTATTTTAAGCTTTGGGTAGTACTTTTTGATTATTTCAAGATGAGTGTCTTGAGCGCCCCAAAAGTCTTTTGGAGCGATGTCTATTAGCTCGATTATTCTTTCGTTCAAATGAGGTAGTTTTAAATTAAATTTAATTTTTATAAATCAAATGGCTGTCGGGTCTTTTTTTTTAGTGTTCAGTCTCAGTTTGCAGTACTCAGTCTCATCATGAACAGAGTTTCAGTTTACAGTCGCAGTTCTCAGTGCCACCCTTAACGGATTCTCAATTTCGCGGTTTTCAGTCGCAGTGTTCAGTATCCAATGTCATCCTGAGCGGAGTCGAAGGATATTGAGTTAGATCATCCGGTTTTCAGTCGCAGAACGAATTTACGATTTCTACGAAATCTCACTTATTTTTTTAAAATCTGAATACTCAATTTACAAACTGAACACGGAGAGCTGTAACCTGAGACTGAAAACTGCGACTGAAAACTTAAAATCACTACTAAGAACTAAAAACCAAGACTATCGTAACTTTTAAATTATTTAAAAATATATTTTATCTTTTCTTCTTTCTTTTTTGCGTTTACTATTATTAGCTTTGCATATCTCAAATTTAATAAAAATTAGATTTAAATACTATCAATAGTTATAAACAAAATGATGTCAATAATTACCCTTACTACCGATTACGGCTTGAAAGACCACTTTGTAGGCGCGCTGAAAGGGAAAATCTTATCGGAATATTCCGAAGCTACAATTGTAGATATTTCGCATGACATCGATCCGTTTAATACTACCGAAGCAAGTTATATTATTGGTTCTTCTTACTTTAGCTTTCCAAAAGGAACTGTACACCTTATTGGAGTTGATATAGAACGCAATAAAGAAAACCAACATATTGCAATGCAATGGAACGATCATTACTTTATTTGTGCCGATAATGGTATCTTAAGCATGCTTACGCAAAAGATAGTTCCTCAAAAAATTGTTGCTATCAATATTCATGATCGTTTTCCTGAGGAATCAACCGATTTGGATATTTTCATTCAAGTTGCTTGCCATATAGCCAAAGGCGGTTTACTAAATGTTATTGGCAAAGAAATCCCAGCGATTAAAGAGGTAACCGAGCTACAGGCTGTAGTTGCCAGCGATGGAAACTCGATTAAGGGATATGTAATTTATATAGACCATTTTGGAAACGTAGTAACAAATATTTCTAAAAAGCATTTTTTAAAAATAGCAAGGGGCCGTCCGTATGAAATTGTGATGAAACCAAAAAGCATCAAAACTATACTACCTAATTATTCGGCGATAGCAAGCTCAGAAAAATATCCTATTAAAACCTATGAAGGGGAAAAACTAGCGATTTTTAACGAGGCTGGTTTTCTAGAAATTGCTATTTTTAGAAGCAATCCTTCAAAAGTAGGTTCTGCAAATAGTCTTTTAGGCTTAAATTATAGAGATGTTATCACTATAAAATTCCATTAACAAATTATCTCTACTCGTAGCGCATTATAACTACAGGTAAGATACCTCATCCCTCAAAATAAAATTTAAGAAAGCATTATTTCTTTTATAATAAAAAGAACAATCTAATTTGGTATTTTTGCGCGCACATAAGCCATTTCTTAATATAAAATTTAAATTAAGGAATCTAAAATTATAAAAATGTTTGTTCGAATAGTAAAAATGAGTTTCCATGAAGATAAAATCCCCGCTTTCATGGAAAATTTTGACGGCGTGAAAGACAAAATACGAAATGCTCCCGGAAATCGTTTTTTAGAATTATATCAAGACAAAGAAAATAAAAGTATATTTTTCACTTATAGCTATTGGGAAACCGAAGCCGACTTGGAAAATTACCGTCAGTCTGAACTTTTTAATACCGTTTGGAGTTTCACAAAAAAATTATTCAATGCAAAACCCGAAGCATGGAGCGTAGACAAACTTGTTAGCTTGGGCTAGTATTTAGTTTGCAGTCACAGTTTGCAGTCGCAGTTTGCAACTTGAAACTAAAATAAAAAACAAATCAACGATTAAACAAAAAATAAATGAAATCAATTGTTTTACGAGAAATAAAATCTTTTTTTGGATCTCCCATTGGCTATTTAGTCATTGCCATTTTCTTGATTAGTAATGGCTTATTTTTATGGGTTTTTCAAGGAGAATACAATATTCTTAATACTGGTTTTGCCGATCTTACTCCATTCTTTACTTTGGCTCCATGGATTTTAACTTTCTTAATTCCTGCTGTTACCATGCGTAGTTTCTCTGACGAGAAAAAACAAGGTACTATCGAATTATTACTTACAAAGCCTTTAACTATTTGGCAAATTGTAAACGGAAAATTTATTGGTTCGTTGCTTTTAATCATAATGGCAATTATTCCAACATTCATATATGTAAAAGTAATTTCAAGTTTAGGATTACCCGAAGGTAATATCGATATGGGAAGTACTATTGGTTCTTACTTTGGTTTATTATTCTTAATTGGAGCTTATACAGCTATTGGCGTTTTTACATCTACATTATCCGAAAATCAAATCGTAGCTTTTATTATAGCAGTATTTTTATGCTTCTTCTTCTATTTTGGTTTTGAAGGGTTATCTTCTCTTGTTCCTGGCTCTATGAGTTTTATTTCATCATTAGGAATGCAAAATCATTTTAAAAGCATGAGCCGAGGTGTAATTGATACACGCGATGTAATTTATTTTTTAAGTATAACGGTGCTTTTTCTTTCGTTTACTGTATATCAACTAAAATCTTTTAAATCGTAATGAAAATCTCTTCTCAAAAAAACATAAAAACGTTACTGATTACAATTGCGATTTTAATTGCATTGAACTTTGCTAGTACTTTTATATTTCATCGTTTTGATTTAACTAATGACAAACGATATACCTTATCACCTACTTCGTTAAACATCATCAAACAGGTTCATAATCCGCTGTCCATAAAAATTTATATGGAAGGCGATTTACCTCCTGAATTTAAGCGCTTACAGCAAGAAACACTACAACTCCTTGAAGAGTTTCAAGCCTATAACAAAAACATCTATTTTGAATTCGTTAATCCTTTAGAGAACGAAGACGAAAGTATGGATATGATCAAAGAATTGTATCGTAAAGGACTTACTCCTATAAATATAACTGTTGATGATAAAGGAAAACAATCACAAGCTATGGTTTTTCCTTGGGCAATTGCTACTTATGACAATAAGGAGGTAAATATTCCTTTGTTGAAAAATCAAATGGGAGCTTCTACTACTCAAAAAGTAATTGGCTCTGTACAACATTTAGAATATTCGATTGCTGATGCATTAAATAAAATCATAAAAGAAAAACAAAAAAAGGTTGCAATCATAAAAGGAAATGGTGAAATGAAAGAGATTTTCATGGCGAAATTCCTGATGCAAATTCGCGAAAGCTATCATATTGGACCATTTACTTTAGACTCGGTTGCTACAAATCCTATTGGTACTTTAGACGCTTTAAAAAAGTATGATTTAGCTATTATCGCTAAGCCTACCGAAGCTTTTACTGATAGCGAGAAACAAGTTTTGGATCAATTTATTATCAACGGTGGTAAAACATTATGGCTAATCGATCAAGTAAATGCCGAAATGGATAGTTTATACAACCAATCTGGTGCAACGCTGGCTTTTCCTAGAGATTTGAATCTTAATGATATGTTCTTTAAATACGGTTTCAGAATTAATCCTGATTTAGTAAAAGATGAGCAAGGTAGTCCAATCAAATTAGCTTCTGGAGAACAAGGAAGCGCAACGCAATACCAACAATTTAATTGGAAATATGCTCCACAGGTTTATCCTAAAAGTAAACACCCGATTGTAAAAAATTTAGGCGGTGTTAAATTTGACTTTGCAAACCCAATCGATACCTTAAAAAATGGTATTAAAAAAACGGTGCTTTTGCAATCTTCTCCTTACTCTAAAAAAATTGGAACTCCTGCCGAAATCAATTTGAATATTGTAACCGAAGAAACTACTCCAAACGACTATATCAACAAAGGGAATTTTCCTTTATCGGTTTTACTTGAAGGAGACTTTCATTCGATGTATGAAAATCGTGTTCTACCTTTTGAGCAAAAGACATTTTTAACTAAAGGAAAAGCAACCAAAATGATTGTGATTTCTGATGGGGATTTAGTCCGCAACCAATTGGATAAAAATTTAGCTCCAGTAGAATTAGGTTACGATCAACGTTCAGGAAATTTGTATGACAACAAAGATTTCTTGATGAATT
This region includes:
- a CDS encoding Cof-type HAD-IIB family hydrolase, encoding MNSESKKVKVIITDLDGTLLNPEHKISSYTKSVFHELYNQNYLIIVATGRHHLDALGIIDTLDIPVYLVSSNGARIHSPDKKELFAFNIENDVVKSALSVDIDPEITTVLFKEDVWLTNRLSEKLNSFQADLVYHPELVDYSKLEDYSAIKIFFTHEDHEKLVALKDVILSTNSDTLHHAFSLPNCLEFMDKSVDKSVAIAKVLEKENLTFEEAISFGDGFNDVKMLLSTGKGLIMGNAPQNLKNELSHMEVINTNKEDGVAKYLSEKILGKIPASI
- a CDS encoding SAM hydrolase/SAM-dependent halogenase family protein — encoded protein: MSIITLTTDYGLKDHFVGALKGKILSEYSEATIVDISHDIDPFNTTEASYIIGSSYFSFPKGTVHLIGVDIERNKENQHIAMQWNDHYFICADNGILSMLTQKIVPQKIVAINIHDRFPEESTDLDIFIQVACHIAKGGLLNVIGKEIPAIKEVTELQAVVASDGNSIKGYVIYIDHFGNVVTNISKKHFLKIARGRPYEIVMKPKSIKTILPNYSAIASSEKYPIKTYEGEKLAIFNEAGFLEIAIFRSNPSKVGSANSLLGLNYRDVITIKFH
- a CDS encoding putative quinol monooxygenase yields the protein MFVRIVKMSFHEDKIPAFMENFDGVKDKIRNAPGNRFLELYQDKENKSIFFTYSYWETEADLENYRQSELFNTVWSFTKKLFNAKPEAWSVDKLVSLG
- the gldG gene encoding gliding motility-associated ABC transporter substrate-binding protein GldG; amino-acid sequence: MKISSQKNIKTLLITIAILIALNFASTFIFHRFDLTNDKRYTLSPTSLNIIKQVHNPLSIKIYMEGDLPPEFKRLQQETLQLLEEFQAYNKNIYFEFVNPLENEDESMDMIKELYRKGLTPINITVDDKGKQSQAMVFPWAIATYDNKEVNIPLLKNQMGASTTQKVIGSVQHLEYSIADALNKIIKEKQKKVAIIKGNGEMKEIFMAKFLMQIRESYHIGPFTLDSVATNPIGTLDALKKYDLAIIAKPTEAFTDSEKQVLDQFIINGGKTLWLIDQVNAEMDSLYNQSGATLAFPRDLNLNDMFFKYGFRINPDLVKDEQGSPIKLASGEQGSATQYQQFNWKYAPQVYPKSKHPIVKNLGGVKFDFANPIDTLKNGIKKTVLLQSSPYSKKIGTPAEINLNIVTEETTPNDYINKGNFPLSVLLEGDFHSMYENRVLPFEQKTFLTKGKATKMIVISDGDLVRNQLDKNLAPVELGYDQRSGNLYDNKDFLMNCVNYLLDDTGLINIRSKDLTLPLLDKEKVYLEYSMTQFITIGLPILILLVFGIAFTFLRRRKYSK
- a CDS encoding PhoH family protein encodes the protein MNERIIELIDIAPKDFWGAQDTHLEIIKKYYPKLKIVARGTTLKAFGEKEVLDEFEKRFQRLMVHFTRYNNIDDNVIERVIMSDGQDEKKAYDHDKILVHGVAGKIIRAMTPNQQLLVDTIKKNDMVFAVGPAGTGKTYTGVAMAVKALKDKEVKRIILTRPAVEAGENLGFLPGDMKEKLDPYMQPLYDALRDMLPNEKLEDYILKGIIQIAPLAFMRGRTLDNAFVILDEAQNTTHSQMKMFLTRMGKNAKFMITGDPGQVDLPRRTISGLKEAILVLKDVDGIGIIYLDDKDIVRHRLVKKVIDAYKQIENND
- the gldF gene encoding gliding motility-associated ABC transporter permease subunit GldF — its product is MKSIVLREIKSFFGSPIGYLVIAIFLISNGLFLWVFQGEYNILNTGFADLTPFFTLAPWILTFLIPAVTMRSFSDEKKQGTIELLLTKPLTIWQIVNGKFIGSLLLIIMAIIPTFIYVKVISSLGLPEGNIDMGSTIGSYFGLLFLIGAYTAIGVFTSTLSENQIVAFIIAVFLCFFFYFGFEGLSSLVPGSMSFISSLGMQNHFKSMSRGVIDTRDVIYFLSITVLFLSFTVYQLKSFKS
- a CDS encoding S9 family peptidase, which codes for MTKNIIAVALLVFSISGKSQNLKLEEIMKGDSFVGVQPTNQHWSLDGKKVYFDWNPNNDLGLSTYFWEKGMTKPLLAQPKEAAFSQLDFKRNPTSDIAYYIDNGSLYSYTISNKLTKKLFQQSNPISNLELGFEAGILFFQQNDNLFKYNTKEGTIVQISNFNSGDKAEKESSKDSFLKTQQKELFQFIRDKEAKKEWNTAKKNSVKSDFPKGYYYGKKEEFQSLKVNPNGNFATFSLIEKSDVRKEKMEVFITADGYNQSPDTKEKVSVDNFVKTRFGIYSVAKDSVYFVNFSTLSHIQDVPKYYDSYENLKNKEKSDKLIVVQAPVYNSNGTLAIAEIRSQDNKDRWLISLDLNKGTFQEIEHQHDEAWIGGPGIPSYAFDSGTLGFLSDNETIYFQSEATGYSHLYTYNLKSKKKSQLTSGNWEVRDLTLSKDKKTFYLTTNTTHPGNRNFYKLAVANGVLEPVLTKDGAYEVSLSPDEKTLLVRYSYKNKPWELYIGENKKNTALQQITSSTTEEFKKYQWREPEVITYKAQDGTTVYARLYTPKTEKKNQAAILFVHGAGYLQNAHNYWSNYHREYMFHNMLTDLGYTVLDIDYRGSDGYGRDVRTGIYRFMGGKDLSDQIDGKKYLVDNYGIDASRVGIYGGSYGGFITLMGMLTTPGEFASGAALRSVTDWAHYNHGYTGNILNFPETDPDAYKKSSPIYFANNLKGNLLMLHGMVDDNVEYKDIVRMSQRFIELGKKNWSLSSFPVEAHGFKETYSWIDEYDRILNLFNDTLLKK